CGCAGGCGAAGCTGATCATCAAGCTGATCAACAGCATCGGCCAGACGATCGCGCGCGACCCGCGCGTGCGCGGCCAGCTCGCCGTGGCATTCGTCCCCGACTACCGGGTGACCGTGGCCGAGCGCATCATCCCGGCGGCGGATCTTTCCGAACAAATCTCGACGGCAGGCACCGAAGCCTCGGGCACCGGCAACATGAAGTTCGCCATGAACGGCGCGCTCACGATCGGCACGCTCGACGGCGCCAACATCGAGATCCTCGAGGAAGTGGGCCCGGAGAACCTGTTCATCTTCGGACTGACCGCCGAGGAGGTCGCGAGCCATCTCGCCGGGGGCACCTACGACCCCTGGTCGGTCTACGAGTCCGACCGGACCATCCGGCGCGTCGTCGAGACCCTGGGATCGGATCTCTTCTGCCCTGACGAGCCCGGGCTCTTCCGGCCGCTGCGCGACTCGCTGCTCTCGCGCGGCGAGCGGTACTTCCATCTCGCCGATTTCGGCGGTTATGCGGAGGCCCAGCGGCGGGCCGCGGACGCGTACCTCGATCAGGACGAGTGGTCGCGCCGCTGCGCGCTCACCATCAGCCGCATGGGGAAGTTCTCGAGCGACCGGACCATCGCCGAGTACGCCCGCGACATCTGGGGCATCTCCCGCGTGTAGTCAACCAACCCTTCTGACGCGACATTCGGCTCGAGGCTGCTGGCTGCCGGCCAGCACGACGACGATCGCCGTCTTCTCCGTGATCGGTGACGTCAATGGGAGTCAACCGACGGCCAGTGGTCCGAGCGCTGATCTGCCCAGCCGGGCCGCCAGGCGCCGCCGACAGCCGGATCGTCACGCTGGGCTCGTCCCTGCCCCATCGCTCCGACTCCCGTGAGATGATGGCGGCCGTCGTCATGGGAGGAACCCCGTCATGCCGCGACGTCCGACCCGCCGCCCGGTTCTGTCGTTCCGCGCCGCCACCGCGGCCCTGCCTGCGTGCGTGCAGGTCGACGAGCTGCTCGCCCTCGTTGGCCGCGCGGGCGCGCCCGGCACGGCCGCGGCCCGTTAGCCAGGCCGACCCGTGTACGCCCTCGTCTCGAAGCTCGTCGAGCCGTTCACCCTCGGCCTGATCGTCCTCGTGGCGGTGCTCGTCAGAACCCTGCGCCACCTCGGACCAGGCTGGCGGCGCGTCGTCGTGGCCACGAGCCTCGTCGTGGTATCGGCCTCGTCCTGGCCGCCCGTGGCCTGGGTGGCCATGCGCAACCTCGAGCGAGCGTCCGTCGACCGGGCCGCCGAGGCGGGTCCCGCCGACCCGATCGTCGTGCTCGGCGGCGGCATTCGCCGGCAGGCCGACGGCACGTGGGACCTCGCCGACGATTCGCTCGTCCGAACGCTGCACGGCGCGCGGCTCTATCACGCCCTCGGTCCCCGGACGGTCGTGGTGAGCGGCGGGCCACCGCCAGGCCTGCCCGACGCGGCCGTTGCGCGACCGATGCGCGAGCTGCTGCGGCGGCTCGGCGTCCCCGGCGAACGGATCCTCGTCGACGACCGATCGCGAACGACGTTCGAGAACGCCCTCGAAACGGCTCGGCTGCTCGACCAAAGCGCCTCGCGACGCATCGTCCTCGTCACCGAGGCCTATCACCTGCCGCGCAGCGTGCGCGTGTTCGCCGCACAGGGCTTCGAGGTGCTGCCGTCGGGGTGCGGCCACGTGACCGCCGGCGCCGGGTGGCGTCTGACGGATCTGCTGCCCGACGGACGATCGGCGCGCCGCACGTCACTCGCGGCGCACGAGTCGCTCGGCCTGCTCTACTACTGGGTCGCAGGCCGGCTGTAACCTTTGGGCCGCGCTCCCCCGGCGCCCGAGCCGCTTTCCCTCAGTGCTTCGATTCGTACGCCCGACGACGTCCGGCTCAGCGGAGCACGTCGATCAAGCGGCTGAACTTGATGGTGAGGCTGCGCCCGAGCTGGCGCGTCGACCGATCGTCGAGGTCCTGCACGTCGTTGTAGACGACGAAGAGCCCGGTGTTCGAGTCCGAAAGCCATCCGAACCGGAGGTTCGTCGACCAGATCTCGGCCCGGTCGTTGTACTGAAGCAGCGCCTGCAGGTAAACGCGCGGTGAGAACGAGTACGACACGCGCGTCCGCACGAGGTTCGTCACGAAGTCGCCCCAGGGCAGGTTCACGTCGTTGCGGTTCCAGTACACGCTCGCGTTGAACGTCTCGCCCGGCCGGACCACGATGCCCGTGTTGGTGCTGAACCTCGTGCCCCCGAAGAACCCGCCAATGCGGTTGGTCGAGTCGACGTAAATCCAGTGGCCGCGGTTGGTGAAGCCCACGATCTGGGCCTCCTTGTGGTCGTACGTCCCGGCGGGGACCACGACGCCCGGGTAGATCGTGAACGGCCTCACCACGCCCTCGCGGGTGAAGTTGACGCCGGTGTGCAGCTCGTGGGCCGATCGCCACTCGTAGTGGTTGTCGACGTGCAGGTAGCCCGTCTCCTGGAACCCCTCGTGGTTCCAGAACCCGCGATACGACACGTGCGGGCGCAGCTCGAACAGGCCCAGGCGATTCTCGGGCAGGCGGATCGTCCGGAACGCGAGGAGGTCGGGCTTGCGGAAGCCGCGGCGCGAGAGGAAACCCACCTCAGGGTTGAAGCCGTCGCCCACCTCCGTGTAGTCGGCCGAGAGCCGCCAGCGCTCCGACTCGTACTGCGAGCCCACGCTGTAGGCGTAGGCGTCGCTGCGGATCCCCGGCGTCCGCGTGCTCGCCGCGTAGCCGCGCACCTGGCCCCGCCGGCCAATCCCGAATCGGGCGTCGACGGCGACGGTCTGGTTGTTGTCGTCGTCGCGACGGCTACCCCCGGTGGCCATCCGGTTCACGAACAAACCGCCCACGCGAGACCGGTTCCCGAACTCCCGGTTGACCCGCACGGCCGTGAAGTTCTGCGCCGGCGTGAAACCCTCGTCCTCGCTCGTCTGCATGTTGAGCAGGCCGACGTTGAACCCGCTCGCCTTCCCGGTGAGGCGTCCGCCGGCCACGATCGGGATCACGCGCCCGTCGTTGCCGATCCCGATGCGCCGGCTGAAGAACATCTCGACCTCGCCGGGGTTGCCCACCGAGAAGAGGCCGGCGTTCTCGAGGAAGAACGGACGCTTCTCCGGGAAGAACAGGTTGAAGCGATCGAGGTTCACCTGTTCTTCGTCGACTTCCACCTGCGCGAAGTCGGTGTTGACCGTGAAGTCGAGCGTCAGACTCGGCGTGACGCCGTACTTTACGTCGACGCCGAGATCGGGATCGAGGCGGGCACCGCGGTCGTCGTGCCGCTGACTCACGGCCGCCCCGAGGACGTACGGCATCAGCTTCAGGTTCCTGGGGACCGGCAGGGCGAGTCCCGTCAGCACACCCGCCTCCGAGAGCCGGTAGAGCGAGTACTGGCGGTCGAGGCGCGCCCAGAACGCCCGCTCGTTGCGACGCCGGATGTTGCGCTGGACGTTGAACCCCCAGCTCGTCTCGCCCGGGCGGTAGCGCAGCGTCTTGAACGGGATCGCGAACTCGGCGCTCCAGCCCTGCTCGAAGATGCGCGTGCGGACCTGCCAGGCCCCGTCCCAGTTGAGATTGAACCCCCCGCCCGAGCCGGTCTGCTGCCGCGCGCCGCCGCCGCCGCCCTGGCCCTCGTTGCTCACCTGCCCGTCGTACTCCATGCCGGCGGGGTTCGTGCCGAACACGAAGCCGTTCTGCCCGTCGCGGTAGGTGTCGAGGATGATCTGCAGGCTGTCGGTCTCGTCGAGGGGCGAGTCGCGACGGGTGTCGGAGACGACGATCCCGGCGGGATTCGAATCGTAGCAGACGATGCCGAAGTAGATCGTCGACTCGGTGAAGACGACACGCACCTCGGTGCGCTCGGACGCCGGGCGCCCCTCGTCGGGGGTCGTCTGCCAGAAGCCACTGATGGGCGCGACCTCCCGCCAGACCGGGTCGTTCAGGACGTCGCCGTCGATGAGCGGCGCCTCTTCGACGCGCGTGGCCTCGGCCTGGGGCCGAACACCCGGCACGGCCACGGCGTTGCCGTTGTCGCTGCCTGCCTGAGCGCCAGCGACTGCAGGCAGGCACAGGGCCCACAGGCCCGCGACGACCCACGCACGCGACCGATTCGCGGCGCAACTTCGACGACGAGGTGAACGGACCATGGCGTGGTTCGAGTCTCTGTCAGGTATCCCGGCGCGAGTCCGGCGACCGGTTGCTGACCGGTGGTTCAAAACTCATACGATACACTGGATTCGCCGTGCGGCGTGTCTGCGATTGTCATCACGGCCGTCAGCCGCCCAGGAGCTCTCCGAGCAGCCGCTCCACGCGCGACATCACGGTCGGCCAGCGGTATTCGGCTTCGACGTAAGCCAGGCCCTGCCGTCCGAGCTGCCGCGCGAGGTCGGGGTGCTCGAGGACCCACGACAACGCCGCGGCGAACTCGCGGGACGTCCCGTAGTGCAGGCCGCCGTTGGACCGCTGGACCTGCCCGCGCAGCACCGCGCAGTGACCGTTCACGATGGCCGGCAGCGCGTGGTTCCAGGCTTCGAGCAGCGCCATGCAGAGGCTCTCGTACGGGGACGGCATGACGAGCGCGCGGGCGCGCTCGAACAGCGCATCGCGCACGGCGTCCGACACACGCCCGAGCACGCGGATCCGGGGATGCGAGGGCATCGGGATGTGCACCGGCCCGGCGAGCACCAGCGTGACCTCCCGCCCGACCTCGGCAACGTAGCGCGCGAAGTCGTTCACGAGCGCTTCGCACCCCTTGTTGCGATCGACGCGCCCGACGTAGACCACGAACGGATCGGTCAGGTCGAGCTCGTCGAGCACGGACGCCGGCCGGTCGATGGCCGGCTCGAGCCCCGTGCCGATGACCGCCGACGGCACGTCGAGCCCCCCGGCGCGCGCGGTCACCAGCGCGCGCTCCTCGTCGGTCAGGAACAGGTAGCCACGCGGCAGCCGCAGGAACGCCGGCACGGTCGTGAAGTCGAGCACCGCATCGTCTTCGGCCGTGGGAACGAGCACGGCCCGGTTGCTGACGATCGGAACGCCGAAGTAGCTCGGGAAGTAGCGGAAGGCCCAGAACAGGACGAGATCGTAGTCGGCGCCATGGGCCTGCAGGTAGTCGAGCAGGCCGGGCACCTCGGGGCCGTTCGCGCGGAACCACTCGCGCTCGTCGTCGGGCGTGCGCCGGCGGCCGAACGCCCGGTGGCTCAGTTCGACGAACGCCGACATCCGGCGCGGCCTGGCGACCTCGAAGCGGCGCAGGCGCACGGAACCGGCCGTCGACCAGCCGGCGGGCAGCGTGTTGCGCCAGTGCAGGTAATCGGTGGCGCACGATGTGAGCACGTCGACCTGATGACTGGCGGCGAGCCGCTCGGCAAGATGCCGGCAGTGGGCTTCGGATCCGCCGGTGATCTCCAGGCCGTAGCGCTGGACGACGCAGGCGAGTCTCATTGGGTGGCATCCGGCCTGGCGCCCGCCGCTCGCACCTCGCGCCTGAGCTGCTCGACCTCCCGCCGCAGGACGACGAGCTCCACGACCAGCGTCTCGATCGACGCCATCAGCGTCTCGTTGATCTGGATCTGGCGGACGAAGTTGTCGGCGCTGAACTCGTAGAGCCACCGCATCAGCGGCAGCAGGAGGCGGCGCTTCAGGAACACGAGCACGCGACCGACGCGGGGCCGGTGACTCACGAACCGCAGCCCTGTCTCGAGCTCCCAGTCGTCGTCCGGCATCAGCAGCGCCGGGAGCACCAGCCGGCGCCGGTGGTCGAGCGCACGGCGCAAGAGGACTTCGGCTTCGCCGAAGACGACGTCGTCGAGCAGCGGCGAATCGGGATGCGCCCGAGCGAGCTCTGCCTGCAGCCGCTCGCGGACACGGCCCCGGATCTCGGCCATCACCTCGTCGACCGACAGAGGCGCGCTCACGCGGGTCGCACCGGAACGGTTGGCATGGCAGCCAGATCTTGACACTCCATGGCTTCCCTCGTAAAGTGCGAGGCCAATCGCCCGTTGGCAACCTGTCGCGCTCTGCGGGGCCCGCCGTCCACGGCTGGCGGGGCCCTGCGGTCCCGGTTCGCGTTGACGTGTCCCCTTCCGTCGCTCCGAGGAGGCCGCGGTGGACGTCATTGCGTGCGACGTGCTCGTCGTCGGCGGCGGCGGTGCTGGACTGCGCGCGGCGATTGCCGTCGCCGAGGCCGATCCGCGTTTGCGCATCGGGGTGGTGTCGAAGGTCTACCCGATGCGGAGCCACACCGTGGCGGCCGAGGGCGGAGCGGCGGGCGTCATCAAGCCGGGCGACGACCTCGACGCCCACGCCTACGACACCATCTCCGGTGGCGACTGGATTCCCGACCAGGACGCGGTCGAGGCGTTCGTCGTCGAAGCGCCGCGGGAGCTGCTCCGGCTCGAGCACTGGGGCTGCCCCTGGAGCCGCGAGCCCGATGGCACGGTCGCCGTCCGCCCGTTCGGGGGCATGAAGGCCGAGCGGACGTGGTTCGCCGCCGACAAGACCGGCTTCCACCTGCTCCACACGCTCTTCCAGACGACGCTGAAGTACGACGGCATCGAGCGGCTCGACGAGTGGTTCGTCACCAGGCTGCTCGTCGATGGCGGCCGCTGCCAGGGCGTGGTCGCCATCGAGATCGCGTCGGGGCGGATGGCCGCCATCCTGGCCCGGGCGGTCATCCTCTGCACTGGCGGGTGCGGCCGCGTCTTCCCGTTCACCACGAACGCGGCCATCAAGACGGGCGACGGCATGGCGCTCGCCTACCGTGCGGGCGCCGCGCTGAAGGACATGGAGTTCGTCCAGTACCACCCGACGGGCCTCCCGTTCACCGGCATCCTGATCACCGAGGCGACGCGCGCGGAAGGCGGCTGGCTGCTCAACAGGGACGGCTACCGCTACCTGCAGGACTACGACCTCGGTACCCCGCAACCGACGCCGGTGCTGCGGTCGATGGAGCTCGGTCCGCGCGACAGGCTCTCGCAGGCCTTCGTCAAGGAGCAGCAGAAGGGGCGCACGCTCGACGGGCCGTACGGCGCGTACGTCCACCTCGACATCCGTCACCTCGGTGCCGAGCTCATCGATCGCAAGCTGCCCTTCGTGCGCGAGCTGTGCCTCAAGTACGAACACCTCGACCCGGTGGAGGAGATGATCCCGGTGCGGCCGGTCGTGCACTACATGATGGGCGGCGTTCATACCGATCTCGAGGGCGGCACCTCGCTCGCCGGTCTTTTCGCGGCGGGTGAGTGCGCCTGCGTCAGCATCAACGGCGCCAACCGGCTCGGCTCGAATTCCCTGCCGGAGCTGCTGGTCTTCGGCGCGCGCGCCGGGCGCGCCGCCGCCAGATTCGCCGCCGCCCAGCCGCCACCCGCGGCCACCCTCGCGGGACAGGCGCTCGACGAAGCGCGGCGCATCGACGCCACCTACCTGAGGTCGGGCAAGGGCGGCGAGCGTGTAGCGACGCTGCGCCGCGAGATGCAGACGACGATGGAAGCGAGCGCCGGGATTTACCGCGACGCCGCCTCGCTCGACGCAGGCGCCGCGACGCTCCGGCGCCTGCAGGAACGTCTCGGGGCGGTGTCGCTCGACGACCGCAGCCACACGTTCAACACCGAGCTGCTGACGGCCATCGAGCTCGCCGGCATGCTCGACGTCGCGGAAGCGATCGTGCACTCGGCGCGCGCGCGGTGCGAATCGCGCGGCTCGCACCAGCGGACCGACCATCCCGACCGCGACGACCAGCGCTTTCTCGCGCACACCGTCGCGACGCGCGGCGCCGATGGCGTTCCCGAGATCGGCTGGAGGCCCGTCACGATCACGCGCTGGGCGCCGGGACAGCGGGTCTACGGCCGGTAGGCCCCGATCGTCGAGCCGCGGCGCGATCGACGCGGCGGCACGACGGCCGTCGTCCACGGCGCTCCTGGTGTCCGGGCACGACCCGCGACCGGGGCGCCTCTGCCGGAGCCGGCACTCCGGAGGTAATCGGGGGAGGACACGCACATGGCGGCAACCGTCACGGTGGAAGTCGCGCGGTACCGGCCCGAGCGCGATGCCGAACCGGTGTTCCAGCAATACGAGGTGCCGGTCCGCCACGAGTGGGTCGTTCTCGACGCGCTCACGCACGTCAAGGACGAGATCGACGGGTCGGTGGCGTTCCGGTGGTCGTGCCGCATGGGCGTGTGCGGGAGCTGCGGGATGATGGTGAACGGCCAGCCCACGCTCACCTGTGCGTCGTACCTGACCGACCACCTGCCGGGCCCGATCCGCATCGAGCCGCTCCGGCACTTCCCGGTGATCCGCGATCTCGTGGTCGACCTGGCGAGCTTCCTGAGGAAGCTGCGGCGAGTGAAACCCTGGATCGTCCGCGACGACGGACCGGTCGAGCCCGAGGGGGAGTACCGGCAGACGCCCGAAGAGCTGGAGCGGTACCACCAGTTCAGCCAGTGCATCAACTGCCTGCTCTGCTATTCCGCCTGTCCGATCGTCGGGCTCGAACCCGACTTCACGGGACCGGCGGCCATCGCGCTCGCCCAGCGGTACAACCTCGACTCGCGCGACCGCGGCGCGCGCGAGCGCCTCGAGGCCCTGTCGGGTGACCACGGCATCTGGGACTGCACGTTCGTCGGGGAGTGCACCGAGGTGTGTCCGAAGAACGTCGACCCTGCTGGCGCGATCCAGCAGTACAAGCTGGCGAGCGCGCTCGACACGCTGCGGTCGTTCGTGCTGCCGTGGGGGAAGTGATGGCGGGCACGCTCGATGCCCCGCGGTACCACGGCCGGTGGCACCGCCCGCGCACGTCGGTGTTCTGGTGGCTCGAGAGCTGGCGCTACACGCGGTTCGTCCTGCGCGAGCTGACGAGCGTCTGCGTGGCGTGGACGGCGCTCGTCCTGATGGCGTACGTCGGGGCGGCGGGCCTCGGAGCCGAGGCGCTGGCGACGTTCCTGTCGTGGATGGGAGCGCCCTGGCTGGTCGCCTGGCATGTCGTGGTGCTCGCCGGGCTCGTCTACCACAGCGTGAGCTGGTTCAGCCTGGCCCCGAGTGCCATGGTGGTTCGCGTGGGAGGCCGGAGGGTGCCGGCGTCGTTGATCGTCGGCGGCAACGTCGCGGCCTGGGTCGTCGTCTCGGCGGCGCTGCTCTGGCTTGCAGGGAGAGCGTGACATGTCTCGACGCGTGGCGCCGCTCTTGTGGTTGCTCTTCAGTGCCGGGGGCACCGTCGCGGCCTTCTTCTACCCGGCACTGCTGCTGATTGTGGCCTTCGTGCTGCCCTTTGGCTACCGCGACGGGACGGAGCTCTCGCTAGCCGGCCTGCTCCAGCCGGCCGTCGTGCGCGGGCTGCTCGTCGTGGTGGTGGCGTTGCCGCTCTTCCACTGGGCGCACCGGTTCCGGTATACCCTGTACGACGGGCTGCAACTGAAGCACCTCGCCGTGCTGATTGCCGTGCTCTGCTACGGTTCGGCGCTCGCCTCGACCTTCGTCGCCGCGTATCTGCTGTTCACCC
The DNA window shown above is from Acidobacteriota bacterium and carries:
- a CDS encoding YdcF family protein; translated protein: MYALVSKLVEPFTLGLIVLVAVLVRTLRHLGPGWRRVVVATSLVVVSASSWPPVAWVAMRNLERASVDRAAEAGPADPIVVLGGGIRRQADGTWDLADDSLVRTLHGARLYHALGPRTVVVSGGPPPGLPDAAVARPMRELLRRLGVPGERILVDDRSRTTFENALETARLLDQSASRRIVLVTEAYHLPRSVRVFAAQGFEVLPSGCGHVTAGAGWRLTDLLPDGRSARRTSLAAHESLGLLYYWVAGRL
- a CDS encoding carbohydrate binding family 9 domain-containing protein, whose product is MWALCLPAVAGAQAGSDNGNAVAVPGVRPQAEATRVEEAPLIDGDVLNDPVWREVAPISGFWQTTPDEGRPASERTEVRVVFTESTIYFGIVCYDSNPAGIVVSDTRRDSPLDETDSLQIILDTYRDGQNGFVFGTNPAGMEYDGQVSNEGQGGGGGARQQTGSGGGFNLNWDGAWQVRTRIFEQGWSAEFAIPFKTLRYRPGETSWGFNVQRNIRRRNERAFWARLDRQYSLYRLSEAGVLTGLALPVPRNLKLMPYVLGAAVSQRHDDRGARLDPDLGVDVKYGVTPSLTLDFTVNTDFAQVEVDEEQVNLDRFNLFFPEKRPFFLENAGLFSVGNPGEVEMFFSRRIGIGNDGRVIPIVAGGRLTGKASGFNVGLLNMQTSEDEGFTPAQNFTAVRVNREFGNRSRVGGLFVNRMATGGSRRDDDNNQTVAVDARFGIGRRGQVRGYAASTRTPGIRSDAYAYSVGSQYESERWRLSADYTEVGDGFNPEVGFLSRRGFRKPDLLAFRTIRLPENRLGLFELRPHVSYRGFWNHEGFQETGYLHVDNHYEWRSAHELHTGVNFTREGVVRPFTIYPGVVVPAGTYDHKEAQIVGFTNRGHWIYVDSTNRIGGFFGGTRFSTNTGIVVRPGETFNASVYWNRNDVNLPWGDFVTNLVRTRVSYSFSPRVYLQALLQYNDRAEIWSTNLRFGWLSDSNTGLFVVYNDVQDLDDRSTRQLGRSLTIKFSRLIDVLR
- a CDS encoding glycosyltransferase family 4 protein; this encodes MRLACVVQRYGLEITGGSEAHCRHLAERLAASHQVDVLTSCATDYLHWRNTLPAGWSTAGSVRLRRFEVARPRRMSAFVELSHRAFGRRRTPDDEREWFRANGPEVPGLLDYLQAHGADYDLVLFWAFRYFPSYFGVPIVSNRAVLVPTAEDDAVLDFTTVPAFLRLPRGYLFLTDEERALVTARAGGLDVPSAVIGTGLEPAIDRPASVLDELDLTDPFVVYVGRVDRNKGCEALVNDFARYVAEVGREVTLVLAGPVHIPMPSHPRIRVLGRVSDAVRDALFERARALVMPSPYESLCMALLEAWNHALPAIVNGHCAVLRGQVQRSNGGLHYGTSREFAAALSWVLEHPDLARQLGRQGLAYVEAEYRWPTVMSRVERLLGELLGG
- the frdA gene encoding fumarate reductase (quinol) flavoprotein subunit; this encodes MDVIACDVLVVGGGGAGLRAAIAVAEADPRLRIGVVSKVYPMRSHTVAAEGGAAGVIKPGDDLDAHAYDTISGGDWIPDQDAVEAFVVEAPRELLRLEHWGCPWSREPDGTVAVRPFGGMKAERTWFAADKTGFHLLHTLFQTTLKYDGIERLDEWFVTRLLVDGGRCQGVVAIEIASGRMAAILARAVILCTGGCGRVFPFTTNAAIKTGDGMALAYRAGAALKDMEFVQYHPTGLPFTGILITEATRAEGGWLLNRDGYRYLQDYDLGTPQPTPVLRSMELGPRDRLSQAFVKEQQKGRTLDGPYGAYVHLDIRHLGAELIDRKLPFVRELCLKYEHLDPVEEMIPVRPVVHYMMGGVHTDLEGGTSLAGLFAAGECACVSINGANRLGSNSLPELLVFGARAGRAAARFAAAQPPPAATLAGQALDEARRIDATYLRSGKGGERVATLRREMQTTMEASAGIYRDAASLDAGAATLRRLQERLGAVSLDDRSHTFNTELLTAIELAGMLDVAEAIVHSARARCESRGSHQRTDHPDRDDQRFLAHTVATRGADGVPEIGWRPVTITRWAPGQRVYGR
- a CDS encoding succinate dehydrogenase/fumarate reductase iron-sulfur subunit translates to MAATVTVEVARYRPERDAEPVFQQYEVPVRHEWVVLDALTHVKDEIDGSVAFRWSCRMGVCGSCGMMVNGQPTLTCASYLTDHLPGPIRIEPLRHFPVIRDLVVDLASFLRKLRRVKPWIVRDDGPVEPEGEYRQTPEELERYHQFSQCINCLLCYSACPIVGLEPDFTGPAAIALAQRYNLDSRDRGARERLEALSGDHGIWDCTFVGECTEVCPKNVDPAGAIQQYKLASALDTLRSFVLPWGK
- a CDS encoding fumarate reductase subunit C, producing MAGTLDAPRYHGRWHRPRTSVFWWLESWRYTRFVLRELTSVCVAWTALVLMAYVGAAGLGAEALATFLSWMGAPWLVAWHVVVLAGLVYHSVSWFSLAPSAMVVRVGGRRVPASLIVGGNVAAWVVVSAALLWLAGRA
- a CDS encoding fumarate reductase subunit D yields the protein MSRRVAPLLWLLFSAGGTVAAFFYPALLLIVAFVLPFGYRDGTELSLAGLLQPAVVRGLLVVVVALPLFHWAHRFRYTLYDGLQLKHLAVLIAVLCYGSALASTFVAAYLLFTLP